A section of the Paenibacillus odorifer genome encodes:
- the opp4C gene encoding oligopeptide ABC transporter permease — protein sequence MEEVAKVSISVPDNVFRNSLRIFRKHRMAVVGFGFFVVMALIALLAPFIAPYSQSALSTSFNEGPSMDHWLGTDSLGRDVFSRLIYATRVSLLIGVCSVAIFVVVGTIVGSIAGFLGGKVDMVIMRITDVFLSFPQLIIILVTVSILTPNMGTIIFVLSAFSWAGVARIARGSVLSLKERDFVKAGVALGLSPTRILFRHVIPNALGPIIVNATFGVAGAIMTESALSFLGMGIQPPAASLGNMLMDAQSISVLLHQQWLWLPPGITILLTVLAVNFIGDGLRDALDPRNAK from the coding sequence GTGGAAGAGGTAGCAAAAGTATCAATTAGTGTTCCTGACAATGTATTCCGGAATTCATTACGTATTTTTCGTAAACATCGCATGGCCGTGGTTGGATTTGGCTTTTTTGTAGTCATGGCGCTTATTGCTCTCCTCGCTCCATTCATTGCACCTTACAGCCAAAGTGCTTTAAGCACTAGTTTTAATGAAGGTCCGTCTATGGATCATTGGTTGGGTACGGACTCACTGGGGAGAGATGTGTTTAGCCGCTTAATCTACGCAACACGGGTCTCTCTATTAATTGGCGTCTGTTCTGTAGCTATTTTTGTAGTGGTTGGCACTATTGTGGGTTCGATAGCGGGTTTTCTTGGCGGCAAAGTAGATATGGTTATTATGAGAATTACAGATGTTTTCTTATCTTTCCCACAACTGATTATTATCCTTGTTACAGTAAGTATTCTTACCCCAAACATGGGCACGATCATTTTTGTCCTATCAGCGTTTTCTTGGGCAGGGGTAGCCAGAATCGCTAGAGGAAGTGTGCTTTCCCTGAAAGAAAGGGATTTTGTCAAGGCGGGAGTTGCTTTGGGATTAAGCCCTACGAGGATATTATTCCGGCATGTTATTCCGAACGCGCTGGGCCCTATTATTGTGAATGCGACTTTTGGTGTCGCTGGAGCGATCATGACAGAATCTGCTTTGAGTTTTCTGGGCATGGGAATACAACCACCCGCAGCCAGCTTAGGGAATATGCTCATGGATGCGCAATCGATTAGTGTTCTGCTTCATCAGCAATGGCTTTGGTTGCCGCCGGGCATTACTATATTGCTCACTGTGCTGGCTGTGAATTTTATAGGAGATGGGCTTAGAGATGCCCTTGATCCAAGAAATGCAAAATAA
- a CDS encoding M20/M25/M40 family metallo-hydrolase: protein MSRTIFSVNEKRLIEDFFEICKVDAPSQFEQPMADYLIEALGQKGFTFQIDEAHKEIGGECGNLIAYWEGTDSSIPPLFFSAHMDTVWSTKGLQPVIKDGVIYSDGTTILGADDRCAIAGYLEAINTIQENGISCGPIELILTVSEQRGLKGAHALDITKVISKEGYVFDCNGDVGQIILQGGNSTRIHFDIETGEPQSGHFVLNPEAVNALVIAADGLKAMKLGIINSETNANIGILRGGDMTSIVPGTVEMIGEVRSFNRTDLSEQLKRMKEAVEQAAKSHGGGAKVSIDDRYVGFKIEEDDFIAKTAITSAVQIGVVPDITRTLGGADTNALNEIGLKCITLGNGFRQIHTFQENVSVSNVVNTARLTLAIIQNWYESQKK from the coding sequence ATGAGTCGTACTATTTTTAGTGTGAACGAGAAGCGTTTAATTGAAGACTTTTTTGAGATTTGCAAAGTTGATGCGCCTAGCCAATTTGAACAACCAATGGCTGATTATTTGATTGAGGCTTTGGGTCAGAAGGGTTTTACTTTTCAAATCGATGAGGCGCATAAAGAAATTGGTGGTGAATGCGGGAATCTTATCGCTTACTGGGAGGGCACGGATTCGTCCATTCCGCCGTTATTTTTCTCAGCTCATATGGATACTGTTTGGTCGACAAAAGGATTGCAGCCTGTGATCAAGGACGGAGTTATCTATTCGGATGGCACAACCATCCTTGGCGCAGATGATCGTTGTGCTATAGCTGGTTATCTTGAGGCTATTAATACCATACAAGAGAATGGAATATCTTGTGGTCCTATTGAGTTAATCCTAACTGTGAGCGAGCAGAGAGGTTTAAAAGGGGCACATGCTTTAGATATCACTAAAGTAATAAGCAAGGAAGGGTATGTTTTTGACTGTAACGGTGATGTTGGACAAATTATCTTGCAGGGAGGTAACAGCACGCGGATACACTTTGATATCGAAACGGGTGAACCCCAATCCGGACATTTTGTACTAAATCCAGAGGCTGTTAATGCTTTGGTGATCGCAGCTGATGGCCTAAAGGCGATGAAGCTGGGCATTATCAATAGCGAAACGAATGCCAACATTGGAATTTTGCGAGGGGGTGATATGACGTCAATTGTTCCCGGAACTGTAGAAATGATAGGGGAAGTTCGTTCATTCAATAGAACGGATCTGTCAGAGCAACTGAAGCGCATGAAAGAGGCGGTTGAACAGGCGGCAAAAAGTCACGGTGGTGGCGCTAAAGTGTCAATAGATGACCGCTATGTAGGCTTCAAAATTGAAGAGGATGATTTTATTGCGAAAACGGCTATTACATCTGCGGTTCAAATAGGTGTTGTGCCTGATATCACCAGAACATTAGGTGGAGCAGATACCAATGCATTAAATGAGATTGGTTTAAAGTGCATTACCCTTGGGAATGGATTTCGCCAAATCCACACGTTCCAGGAGAACGTAAGTGTATCCAATGTCGTCAATACCGCCCGTCTTACGCTAGCTATTATTCAGAACTGGTATGAATCACAGAAAAAATGA